The proteins below are encoded in one region of Arenibacter algicola:
- a CDS encoding MFS transporter: MIQKDKWAWAWVPVLYFTQGIPYVLVVTVSVIMYKKLGISNSDIGLYTSWLYLPWVLKPLWSPFVDLNGTKRKWFLSMQLIISLAILGVGLTVPTSIFFTTTLACFWMAAFASATNDIASDGYYMLGLTEKKQAFFVGMRSTFYRLAMITGQGLIVILAGFLENYYGDNTKAWSVTMIAAAILMLALTIANFFVTPKYETSEAIVQVRPEGFLDVFISFFKKPNIGIALAFILSYRLGESQLVKMAAPFLLDKTSAGGLEYSTEAVGTIYGTVGVIMLSLGGILGGILISKDGLKKWMLPMVLSLNLPNAMYAFLALTKTTSIVAVVATVVLEQFGYGFGFAAFLIFLIYVAEGISKTSHYAIATGFMALGMMLPGMASGYIQEWLGYGGFFVWVVIAALPAFFLLKFIKYPADYGKKTNTDDV, encoded by the coding sequence ATGATTCAAAAAGACAAGTGGGCATGGGCGTGGGTTCCTGTTTTATACTTTACACAAGGCATTCCATACGTACTTGTAGTTACAGTTTCGGTAATAATGTATAAAAAACTGGGTATCAGTAATTCAGATATTGGTTTGTACACGAGCTGGTTATACCTTCCGTGGGTATTAAAACCCCTTTGGAGTCCGTTTGTGGATCTCAATGGCACCAAACGAAAATGGTTTTTGAGCATGCAGCTAATTATTTCCCTTGCCATCCTGGGAGTGGGTTTAACCGTGCCGACATCCATATTTTTTACCACCACTTTGGCCTGTTTTTGGATGGCAGCTTTTGCTTCCGCAACCAACGATATTGCATCGGATGGATATTACATGTTGGGCCTGACAGAAAAAAAACAGGCCTTCTTTGTGGGCATGCGAAGTACCTTCTATCGCCTGGCCATGATCACCGGTCAAGGACTCATTGTTATCCTCGCAGGATTTCTGGAAAACTATTATGGGGACAACACAAAAGCATGGTCTGTCACCATGATCGCCGCTGCCATTTTAATGTTGGCATTGACCATTGCCAACTTTTTTGTGACTCCAAAATATGAAACATCCGAAGCCATTGTTCAAGTAAGACCTGAGGGATTTTTGGACGTATTTATTTCCTTCTTTAAGAAGCCAAATATTGGAATCGCCCTGGCCTTTATTTTAAGTTATCGCCTCGGGGAATCCCAATTGGTAAAAATGGCCGCACCCTTTTTGTTGGACAAAACCTCAGCGGGCGGATTGGAATATTCCACCGAGGCGGTAGGAACCATTTACGGAACAGTTGGAGTAATTATGTTATCGTTGGGAGGCATACTTGGTGGCATCCTGATTTCCAAGGACGGATTAAAAAAATGGATGCTGCCAATGGTCTTGTCCCTTAATCTGCCCAATGCCATGTACGCCTTTTTGGCTTTGACAAAAACAACTAGCATAGTGGCAGTTGTGGCAACAGTGGTTTTGGAACAGTTTGGTTATGGCTTTGGCTTTGCCGCCTTTCTGATCTTCTTGATCTATGTTGCCGAGGGAATTTCCAAAACTTCACATTATGCCATAGCCACCGGATTTATGGCCTTGGGAATGATGCTGCCCGGAATGGCAAGTGGCTATATACAGGAATGGCTCGGATATGGAGGCTTTTTTGTCTGGGTGGTCATAGCTGCCCTTCCCGCGTTCTTCCTTTTAAAATTTATTAAATATCCTGCCGATTACGGTAAAAAAACCAATACCGATGATGTTTAA
- a CDS encoding RagB/SusD family nutrient uptake outer membrane protein, with protein sequence MKKYLNFNIKAIALLMTVLAVSSCETDFDNPNAATDAQVFSSREGILAATIGMQQLYSTTGLRWIVETPAVTTREAGITTTFQNMIDLEDGGDIPNSTSNIVGLWSTMLRVMSISEDIAKNAPDLNINDGTKSGLVAYANLFKAMAIGSMAQNYEQVIVAISQDGDAAFVSRTEAYNTAVALLNEAQNLIAANPISEEFSSEILRGNIDLENTLQAMSARYNLFAGNYDAAISAAGSVDESSTSVFTYDSQNLNPVWSRVFQNGVPNFKPRDSFGLPDSFSIDPADGRVDFYLVPLDELNINQLPIEDLAGFFDEESGTESIPVYLPDEMNLIMAEANLRKTSADITAAVTAINNVRTDNDDVFGVNANISAYAGDTSVDALLDEVYLNRRLELFLTGTSLEDSRRFERPEPSTSAKVFTDERNRNFYPYPNTERDNNSNTPADPSI encoded by the coding sequence ATGAAAAAATATCTAAATTTTAATATAAAGGCTATTGCACTATTGATGACCGTTTTGGCGGTATCATCTTGCGAAACCGATTTTGATAATCCCAATGCCGCTACGGACGCCCAGGTTTTTTCTTCTAGGGAAGGGATTTTGGCAGCAACCATAGGAATGCAACAATTGTATTCCACCACAGGCTTGAGATGGATAGTAGAAACACCAGCCGTAACCACCAGAGAGGCAGGTATTACCACTACCTTTCAGAATATGATAGATCTTGAGGACGGTGGGGACATTCCAAATTCCACTTCCAATATTGTCGGACTGTGGTCCACTATGCTTCGAGTAATGTCCATTTCTGAAGATATTGCAAAAAACGCACCTGATCTGAACATTAATGACGGCACCAAAAGTGGTCTGGTTGCCTACGCCAATTTATTTAAGGCAATGGCAATAGGAAGTATGGCACAGAACTACGAACAGGTAATTGTAGCCATCAGCCAAGATGGGGATGCCGCATTCGTATCTAGGACAGAAGCTTACAATACTGCAGTGGCCCTACTCAATGAGGCTCAAAACCTAATTGCGGCCAACCCAATATCCGAAGAGTTCAGCTCAGAGATCCTGAGAGGAAATATAGATTTGGAAAATACCCTTCAGGCAATGTCGGCTAGATACAACTTATTTGCAGGGAATTATGACGCCGCAATTTCGGCAGCGGGCTCGGTAGACGAATCTTCTACCTCCGTATTCACCTATGATTCACAAAATTTGAATCCGGTCTGGAGCAGGGTTTTTCAAAACGGTGTTCCCAATTTTAAACCTAGGGATAGCTTTGGCTTACCAGATTCTTTTTCTATAGACCCTGCTGATGGTCGCGTTGATTTTTATTTGGTTCCTTTGGATGAACTGAACATAAATCAACTACCCATAGAGGACCTTGCAGGATTCTTTGATGAGGAAAGCGGTACTGAATCCATTCCTGTTTATCTACCGGACGAAATGAACCTGATTATGGCCGAAGCAAATCTTAGGAAAACTTCAGCCGATATAACCGCTGCCGTAACGGCCATAAACAATGTTAGGACGGATAATGATGATGTCTTTGGGGTAAACGCCAATATTTCTGCTTATGCAGGGGACACGTCCGTTGACGCCTTATTGGACGAGGTATACCTTAACCGTAGATTGGAACTGTTCTTGACCGGAACCAGTTTGGAGGACAGCAGAAGGTTTGAACGACCTGAGCCCAGCACAAGTGCCAAGGTATTTACAGATGAAAGGAATAGAAACTTTTATCCTTATCCAAACACTGAGAGGGATAACAATAGCAATACTCCGGCCGACCCATCAATTTAA
- a CDS encoding glycoside hydrolase family 10 protein, whose protein sequence is MLKRIAVLLTLALTSCSVFKPSIPTPKHEFRGVWIATVVNIDWPKSGLDDIEKQKQDYLKILDFYNDLNFNAVIVQIRAAGDAFYPSQYAPWSRFLTGNEGVAPEPYYDPLQWMIQEVHARGMEFHAWLNPYRATFDEKLEILSKNHDYNLHPDWMLKYGKKYYYNPGLPEVQQHLTNIMGEVVTNYDVDAVHFDDYFYPYKITNETFEDTDAYSKYAQPRQSLEDWRRSNIDSLVKKVHNTIKIKKPWVQFGISPFGVWKNNSTDPLGSDTKAGQTTYEDLYADPLLWMKMGWIDYLAPQVYWSMDLPVASHKKIVDWWSKNSINTNLYIGNGPYKIRNNSDKAWDRKKELPNQLSFARETNNVIGNVFFSAKSLMSNKEDVLKILKKKYYQNIALPPTSPLQKNAFQSESIETQFQEKDGLLHFSIPSTERQNLRYALVYVAKKESKLNLENSDKLVAKIPLPESGNFSFDRSGFKGRKLLALTFINNFGQESRPKIISLN, encoded by the coding sequence ATGCTCAAAAGAATTGCTGTTTTACTAACATTAGCGCTAACCTCCTGCTCGGTATTCAAACCTTCCATACCAACACCCAAGCATGAATTTAGAGGGGTATGGATAGCCACCGTGGTTAATATAGACTGGCCAAAAAGCGGCCTCGATGATATTGAAAAACAGAAACAGGACTATCTGAAAATCCTTGATTTTTATAATGACTTAAATTTTAATGCCGTAATTGTTCAAATTAGGGCAGCCGGGGATGCTTTTTATCCATCCCAATACGCACCTTGGTCAAGATTTTTGACCGGCAATGAAGGAGTAGCTCCAGAACCTTATTACGATCCATTACAATGGATGATACAGGAAGTACATGCCAGGGGAATGGAGTTCCACGCATGGCTTAACCCCTACAGGGCCACCTTTGATGAAAAATTGGAAATCCTAAGCAAAAACCATGATTACAACCTTCACCCGGATTGGATGCTGAAATACGGAAAAAAATACTATTACAATCCCGGATTACCGGAAGTACAACAGCATTTAACAAATATCATGGGAGAAGTCGTGACCAATTACGATGTAGATGCAGTTCATTTTGACGATTACTTCTATCCCTATAAGATAACCAATGAAACCTTTGAGGATACAGATGCCTATTCCAAATACGCCCAACCACGGCAATCCTTGGAAGATTGGAGAAGAAGCAATATAGATAGTTTGGTCAAGAAGGTACACAACACCATAAAAATTAAAAAACCTTGGGTACAGTTCGGTATAAGTCCGTTCGGAGTATGGAAAAACAACAGCACCGATCCTCTTGGATCGGACACCAAAGCCGGGCAGACCACCTATGAGGACCTATACGCCGATCCGTTGTTATGGATGAAAATGGGTTGGATAGACTATTTGGCACCCCAAGTATATTGGAGCATGGATCTACCCGTAGCATCCCACAAAAAGATAGTGGACTGGTGGTCCAAAAACAGTATTAATACCAACCTATATATTGGCAACGGACCCTACAAAATTAGAAACAACAGTGACAAGGCGTGGGATAGGAAAAAAGAACTTCCTAACCAATTAAGCTTCGCCAGAGAAACTAACAATGTAATCGGTAATGTGTTTTTTAGTGCCAAATCCTTAATGTCAAACAAAGAGGATGTGCTAAAAATATTGAAGAAAAAATACTACCAAAATATTGCTTTGCCCCCTACTTCGCCTTTACAAAAAAATGCATTTCAGAGTGAAAGTATTGAAACACAATTTCAGGAAAAAGATGGTCTTTTACATTTCAGTATTCCATCAACAGAAAGACAAAATTTAAGATATGCTTTGGTATATGTAGCCAAAAAAGAATCAAAATTAAACCTGGAAAATTCAGATAAATTAGTCGCTAAAATTCCTTTACCGGAGTCCGGTAATTTTAGTTTTGACCGTTCGGGATTCAAGGGACGAAAACTTTTGGCCTTAACATTTATAAATAATTTTGGTCAGGAAAGTAGACCCAAAATCATCAGTCTAAATTAA
- a CDS encoding glycoside hydrolase family 3 protein produces the protein MMFKIAPSNTAATQLALNEKVGQLFMPAAFINDTEEEIQGLEKLIGKYHVGGLCFFHSRASAATNFEGKKKIVYNEQSLTTLNNLIRRYQNAAKFPLLISIDAEWGLAMRIENTPQYPYAITLGAIQNKEDLIFKVGRQIAMDCREAGIHWNLAPVVDINNNPNNPVIGYRSFGEDKLNVTKKAKAFIKGTQSVGVLSCIKHFPGHGDTATDSHLGLPIITKSKEALIENELYPFRETIKNGVDSVMVGHLSVPSLDNGKGTPATISKTIITGLLRQELNFNGVVISDALNMHSVSKMFPEKGELEWRAFDAGNDILCFAENTEEGIQKIMGNADPGEIEERFKRVWKLKEQAFATYTLPNTIKEEQSSLNKQLAEESLTLLTGSDRIISDFKREGFNCLSLGEPTNKTFLEAASKIAAKGPKNEDNVLIALYPPKVKPQNNFELKTEELEQLQHLLKTKKVMLYVFGNPYVLNLIEYKTAKAVVLGYQNFIEFQDNALAHFTAEINAKGTLPITINLKES, from the coding sequence ATGATGTTTAAAATTGCACCCTCTAACACCGCCGCTACCCAGCTTGCCCTGAACGAGAAAGTTGGCCAATTGTTTATGCCCGCGGCCTTTATAAATGATACCGAAGAAGAAATACAAGGATTGGAAAAACTCATTGGCAAATACCATGTAGGTGGCCTCTGTTTCTTTCACAGTAGGGCAAGTGCCGCAACCAATTTTGAAGGAAAAAAGAAAATTGTTTACAATGAACAAAGCCTAACCACTCTTAATAACCTTATCCGTCGATACCAAAATGCGGCAAAATTTCCGTTGCTTATCAGCATTGATGCCGAATGGGGCTTGGCCATGCGGATAGAAAACACACCGCAATATCCCTATGCCATCACCTTGGGGGCCATACAGAACAAGGAGGATTTAATTTTTAAGGTGGGAAGGCAAATAGCCATGGACTGCAGAGAGGCAGGAATTCATTGGAATCTTGCACCCGTAGTGGACATCAATAACAATCCCAACAATCCCGTAATTGGCTACAGGTCATTTGGAGAAGATAAATTGAATGTCACCAAAAAAGCCAAAGCTTTTATAAAGGGAACACAGAGTGTTGGCGTTTTAAGCTGCATCAAACATTTTCCAGGACACGGAGATACGGCTACGGATTCACATCTTGGCTTGCCGATTATCACAAAATCCAAGGAAGCCCTAATCGAGAACGAACTTTATCCCTTTAGGGAAACGATAAAAAATGGAGTGGATAGCGTTATGGTGGGTCATTTATCCGTACCCTCTTTGGATAATGGTAAGGGTACTCCGGCCACTATTTCCAAAACCATTATTACAGGCCTTCTTCGTCAGGAACTCAATTTTAATGGCGTGGTTATATCAGACGCCTTGAACATGCATAGCGTTAGTAAAATGTTTCCGGAAAAAGGGGAACTTGAATGGCGTGCCTTTGATGCCGGAAATGATATCCTTTGTTTTGCAGAGAATACTGAGGAAGGCATTCAAAAAATAATGGGAAATGCAGACCCAGGCGAAATAGAAGAACGTTTTAAACGGGTATGGAAATTAAAGGAACAAGCCTTTGCCACCTATACCCTACCAAACACAATCAAAGAGGAACAGTCCTCTTTAAACAAACAGCTGGCCGAGGAAAGCCTTACTTTATTGACAGGGAGCGATAGGATTATTAGCGACTTTAAAAGAGAAGGCTTTAATTGCCTCTCCTTAGGGGAACCGACAAATAAAACGTTTTTGGAAGCCGCCTCCAAGATTGCTGCTAAGGGACCAAAAAATGAGGATAATGTTTTAATAGCCCTATATCCTCCAAAAGTTAAGCCGCAGAATAATTTTGAACTTAAAACTGAGGAATTGGAGCAGCTGCAGCACTTGTTAAAAACAAAGAAGGTTATGTTATATGTGTTTGGAAACCCTTATGTACTTAACCTCATTGAGTATAAGACCGCCAAAGCAGTGGTATTGGGATATCAAAATTTCATAGAGTTTCAAGATAATGCCCTGGCCCATTTCACTGCCGAAATTAATGCAAAAGGGACATTACCTATTACCATTAATCTAAAAGAGTCTTAA